A stretch of DNA from Nonlabens ponticola:
GATTACTAGCGATTCCAGCTTCACGTAGTCGAGTTGCAGACTACGATCCGAACTGTGATAGGGTTTATAGATTCGCTCCCTCTCACGAGGTGGCTGCTCTCTGTCCCTACCATTGTAGCACGTGTGTGGCCCAGGACGTAAGGGCCGTGATGATTTGACGTCATCCCCACCTTCCTCACGGTTTGCACCGGCAGTCTCACTAGAGTCCCCGGCATTATCCGCTGGCAACTAGCAATAGGGGTTGCGCTCGTTATAGGACTTAACCTGACACCTCACGGCACGAGCTGACGACAACCATGCAGCACCTTGCAAACTGTCCGAAGAAAAGCCTGTTTCCAAGCCTGTCAGTCTGCATTTAAGCCCTGGTAAGGTTCCTCGCGTATCATCGAATTAAACCACATGCTCCACCGCTTGTGCGGGCCCCCGTCAATTCCTTTGAGTTTCATTCTTGCGAACGTACTCCCCAGGTGGGTTACTTATCACTTTCGCTTGGCCACCCAGTACTCAATCGTACCGGACAGCTAGTAACCATCGTTTACGGCGTGGACTACCAGGGTATCTAATCCTGTTCGCTACCCACGCTTTCGTCCCTCAGCGTCAATATATTGTTAGTGACCTGCCTTCGCAATCGGTATTCTATGTAATATCTAAGCATTTCACCGCTACACTACATATTCTAGCCACTTCACAATAATTCAAGACATCCAGTATCAATGGCAGTGCCGGAGTTGAGCCCCTGCATTTCACCACTGACTTAGATGCCCGCCTACGGACCCTTTAAACCCAATGATTCCGGATAACGCTTGCACCCTCCGTATTACCGCGGCTGCTGGCACGGAGTTAGCCGGTGCTTATTCTTACGGTACCGTCAACTATCCACACGTGGATAGATTTCTTCCCGTACAAAAGCAGTTTACAACCCATAGGGCCGTCTTCCTGCACGCGGCATGGCTGGATCAGGCTCCCGCCCATTGTCCAATATTCCTCACTGCTGCCTCCCGTAGGAGTCTGGTCCGTGTCTCAGTACCAGTGTGGGGGATCTCCCTCTCAGGACCCCTACCTATCGTAGCCATGGTGAGCCGTTACCTCGCCATCTAGCTAATAGGACGCATACTCATCCATTACCGTAACCTTTAACCATTATGCCATGCGACATTATGGTACCATGAGGTCTTAATCCAAATTTCTTCGGGCTATCCCTCAGTAATGGGCAGATTGTATACGCGTTACGCACCCGTGCGCCGGTCGTCAGCAAGTAGCAAGCTACCCCTGTTACCCCTCGACTTGCATGTGTTAGGCCTGCCGCTAGCGTTCATCCTGAGCCAGGATCAAACTCTTCATCGTAGAATCTCTTAAAAAAGATCTCTTGTTGGGAGACCTCGTCCAAAACGAGAACCACTCAATTGGCGTACATGTTTATTTACATCTTAATTATAATCTTACCAGAAAAACAATAAAATTGCTTTCCTAAATCTTTGTGCTGTCAATCAATATCTCAATGAACTACTCCAAAATTAATGACCGGAATCAAACCATATACCCTCAAGGCTATTCGTATGATATTCCAACCCTTTTGAAGAACTTTCGCCCTACTTCAGAACCAACGTCCCTTGCAAAGCGGGTGCAAATATACACAGCCTTTTTCTTTCCAACCAAACTTTTTTACAAATAAAATTGAAAAAACTAAAATAAATTCACAAACAACCTAAGACACAATAGATTACAAACGAAAATAATTTAGGGAGAATATCAAAATATCAACATGACAGCAATCGGCTAGATAATATTCTGAAACGAACATACATCAAAATAGCTGATATAGTCAATCCTGATAAGAGTCCAATCCAAATACCTACTCCACCTAGAAGGTCTGCGCTACCAAAGTAGTATGCTATAGGAAAACCGATGCAGGCGTAAGCCACAAAGCAGATCAAACTAGGAACCCATACATCTTGCAGACCTCGCAAGGCTCCAAGAACCACTACTTGTATCCCATCACTGACCTGGAAAATGGCTGCAACAATCAACATTGACGATGCAATGACAATCACATCTGGATCGTCAATATAAACTTGAGGTAGCAAATCTCTTCCAAAATAAAATGCCATGGCAAAAGCAACGTCTAATATCAATGCCATTAAAAATATAGATCGTGCGATCCTGATTAACTCAGTATGATCTCGTGAGCCAAGTTGATTCCCAACTCGAATGGTTGCTGTAACACTCAACCCAACACCGACCATGAATGTTATTGCCGAAAGATTAAGAGCAATTTGATTTGCTGCTTGAACATTAGTTCCAAGAACTCCAGATAAAAAAATAGCCGCCGTAAAAAGACTCACTTCAAAAAACATTTGTAGTGCTGTTGGCAATCCAATATTTAATAAAGAAACCATCTTCTTCTTAGAGAGCAATATTGTTCTCGTAAAATAATATCGTGTTTTATTATCCTTAAGTAATAGTAAGAATAGTAGCAGCGCCATGAGCAAACGAGAAATTAACGTACCATAAGCTGCACCAACCACTTCTAATCTAGGAAACCCGTACTCGCCATAAATTAATAAGTAATTGACACCTATGTTAATAACATTAGCAATCAAAGTAGCATACATAGCAAACCTCGTTAATGAAAGCCCGTCAGAGAATTGCTTTAGAGCTTGAAAGAACATCAACGGTATCAATGAGAAAGCAACAACCCTCATATATGGTATGGCTAATTCTACTACCTCTACTGGTTGATCCATTTTGTAGAGAATAGGCTCTGCCAGTAATAGTAGTATGACCAATAATAATCCATTGACGATGCACAATAGCATACCGTTTTGAAGAATGGATTTTACCGCATTGATGTCCCTTTTCCCATCCGCTTCTGCAACTAGCGGTGTGATCGCAAATGAGAAACCTATACCAATAGAAAGTGCAATAAAAATCAATGTGTTTCCCAATGAAACCGATGCAAGAGCAGCTGCACCTAATTTCCCTACCATAATATTGTCAGCAAGAGCTACTAGTAAGTGAGCTACTTGACCAG
This window harbors:
- a CDS encoding MATE family efflux transporter; protein product: MLLSQYTKEFGKNFSIAYPIIAGQVAHLLVALADNIMVGKLGAAALASVSLGNTLIFIALSIGIGFSFAITPLVAEADGKRDINAVKSILQNGMLLCIVNGLLLVILLLLAEPILYKMDQPVEVVELAIPYMRVVAFSLIPLMFFQALKQFSDGLSLTRFAMYATLIANVINIGVNYLLIYGEYGFPRLEVVGAAYGTLISRLLMALLLFLLLLKDNKTRYYFTRTILLSKKKMVSLLNIGLPTALQMFFEVSLFTAAIFLSGVLGTNVQAANQIALNLSAITFMVGVGLSVTATIRVGNQLGSRDHTELIRIARSIFLMALILDVAFAMAFYFGRDLLPQVYIDDPDVIVIASSMLIVAAIFQVSDGIQVVVLGALRGLQDVWVPSLICFVAYACIGFPIAYYFGSADLLGGVGIWIGLLSGLTISAILMYVRFRILSSRLLSC